The genomic DNA ATAAGTCGTTTCCAGTCGATTTGTGCGAAGAATGGGTGTGCCTTGATCTCGGCAGCTCCATTAACTCCAAGTCTCTTTTTGGGATCTCGGTTCAAAAGACCAGTCAGCAGTGAACGGGCTTCTCGGTCCATATCGTCAGGAAATCGCAGTGGATCCTGTAGAATCTTGCGGTACATCTCATTTGTATCCTGGTCGTAGAATGGAGGCAGACCAGTCAGCATTTCGTAGAACAATACACCTAGAGTCCACCAATCGACTACCTTCGTATATCCTTGTCCAAGTAGAAGTTCAGGTGCAAGGTACTCGGGAGTTCCGCAAAATGTATTGGTCTTTTCCTGTCCAGCCATGTTCAGTTTACACAGTCCGAAATCACACAGGGCAATGTGTCCAGTATAGTCAAGGAGAATGTTCTCGGGTTTTAAATCTCGGTAAATGACATTGTACTCGTGCAGACACTCTAATGCACATAGTAGCTCGGCAGTGTAGAAACGTGACCGATTAAGGTCGAATCGACCTTCTCTTTGCAGATGGTGAAACAGTTCACCTCCATTGACAAATGCTAGAACTAGATAAAGTTTTTCGGGCGATTGGAAACTGAATTTCAACGGAACAATAAATGGATTGTCGATTTGTGCAAGAACTGTACGCTCGGCTAGAGTATGATTGACTTCGGATCGTGATATAATATGTGCCTTTCGAATGGTCTTAAGAGCGTAGATACGTCTGGTATCGATTTTACGCACCTGCATGACTTTGCCAAACGAACCTTTACCGACAACTTTCAGCAGATCAAAGTCTTCAATTGTGAGATGCTTGTTATTCTTATTGGCTTTAAACTCGATTCGTACTTGGATCTTGCCGGTACCAGATGACAGCGGCAGCCATCCGTCACAGATAACTGTCTTCGACAGATTGGCGTCGATTTTGCACGTACCAAGGAATATCTCCTGATATCCCTTTTTACGGAGTGCTTCACTGTTCAAGTTGCCACCTCGAGTCGACTCGGCTGTACCGTTATCTCCTAGTGATTGTCTTGGAGGTGTGAATGGCGACTCACCACCGACAATAACCGatccaccagcaccaactgaAGAGGTTCCATCCGTATTCACTGTCACCGGGATCTTGGCAAACACTTGAATACTCAACGATTCGATACGCGAAACATCGAAATTCGACACTTTATCCCATATCGGCCCGTCTACAGTTCCGCCCATGGCGTCTAAAATGACCTGGGTTTTATCATATTCCAAAACAATATAAATAGGTGGAGGTCTTCTACGGCCGAGGTTACTCGGGCTCTGTTTATCTCGTTGTAATTGATGTAATTGTGATGGGCTCGAaagttgttgttttctAGGAGAAATCGAGTTTCCATTTGATAGCGATCCTACACCGCCAATACCCGATCCTGTACCACCGGGAGCTATACTTCCACTCAcactaccagcaccaatacTGCTGTTAGTGGCGTTTAGAATATAGTTTGGCCACACGTTTCCCGGTGGTAAACTCAAGCCAACGGCTTTAGTGATTGATACACTTAATAGACCAGGAGTTATAGTCGATGTCGATGTTGCTGGATCTCCCTCTTTAATCGCCGCatctgcagcagctgccgaAGCtgatgctactgctgctgctgaagatgacgaagatgccGACGAAATTGCTGGATTAGCAGCTTGcccactgctgctattggtgCTATTGGCATTCAGAGAAACCGACGACGACACTGATGACGACAGAGCCGGCACAACAGATGGAGATCCCGATGTCGCTGCTCCACTGGAATTGTTACCTGAAATTGTCTCTAAAGATGAAGCACTCGAGTTGGGAATCTTTCTGCCTGGCGAGTGGTGACCTGTAGTCACAGACACAAAACTCACTGGCGTCCTGTTCGAATTATTACTACCAGCCAGATCCGACGTCGAACTGGCTCCTGACGACGCTCCACTCTTGCCGTTCGGCGAGCTGTCTGCTCCTCCATTTGTACTGGACGACGAAGCTGACGACCGCGGCGAAAACGCCGCCGACAAATGAGTCTCTTTCAGTTCTAGGGGGTTGGTTAGCTTgggttctggtgctgcctccggcggctggggcgctgccccagaccccgttgtgcttCGCTTCGCGAAGCGGCGTCGGGGCTGACAGGTCCGATTATTGTCTTCTGTCAGTCAGACCTTGTCTGTCCTGACAGACTACAGTCTACCCACGAATCAGTTCGACGTAGATCAGATAGGCTGATATAAACTGATATTCACCCTGATTCGTGGAAATAACAAACGACTCTGTTTCGATCGTTCAACTGATTTTGATTAAGCCTGTTGCTGAACAAAAGAAGACTCCTGACTTGTCTGATCCATGTTTCTACTCACTTTTAGTCAATTTCCACGTCGACATAGTGCCAGATCGATTATGACGGGTTTGTTAGCACGATTGTTGTTTGATCAATCAATCTCGGGTCTGGACTATAAACGAACAAACTTGTCTTGTTGTGATTTCGCTGCCTGTGTTATTGATATATGAATAATATCTCGAACGGTGTTTTATGGCTCGACTGTTCTTTTTAATGGGCCTGTTCTCTATGATCTCGAACTTTTCGTTCGTTGTCTACTGATAGAATAATATCCAAACGATCGAGTTACCAGCAACTTTCCgcaaaaccaaaaccaaaatgGCCGATTCAACTTCTCTCAACGGGGTTCGATTCTGTGTCAACTGTAACCGGCCGTCTGGTCTGGTCTGGGTTAAGGGGTTGTACAGTTACGTTATATTTAGGTAAGTTACTCAGTGCTTGAGGCTGAGGCTGGCTGTGTTGTCGGGGTTATCGGTCGGGGTGCCGTGCATACAAACCTGCTCCGCCAAGGATAACGCGGCGATGAGGCGTTTTTCCGGACCGTCTGATATCATCGGGGTCGTCTGAAACCTGGGgtagtttttgtttttgggtTCCGTGGTACGGCACGCTCTGGGGtgtttgcctccggcggctggggttccgccccagaccccgttgctcgcttcgctcggtCACTCGGGGGAGGGGAGGAGGTTCATGGTTTGCAGATGCAATGGCCTGCTGATTACCTCTGCCAGGGGGTGTGCTCGCTGGTCGGGTGATCTGGGTACATCAGGGGGCTGAAGTTAGTTTTCCGGGCAAGGATAATCAAATAATCAAACTAGTTGAAAACACGCTTCGTTTTTGGCTATAGTGAAAGTTGTTGGAGGAGCTGGTAAAAGCGCCCTGAACAATAACCAGGTCAACTGAAACAAGCATGTTTGACCCAGACCTGCCCGTTCCGACACATcaaacgagcgaagcgagccacggggtctggggcagcgccccagccgccggaggcatgtctTCGGCACCAACAGACCCCGAATCGCCGTTTCAGGGTCCTGACATAGCccaatattatttttaattaCATTACCTAATGTGGTTAGCGGGCTGGCTGGCAGCATGCCTGCAGATCGTGGCTTGTGATGACGTACATACGAGTCCCTGAGGGTTGGCTGATAAGAGAGGTTGGGCACTGAATTTGTAAAGCTGGGGTTGCTGTGGTTGTACGGGTGCTGCTGTACGGGTGTATACGAGAAGCAACTCGAGTGAACGGAAGGACGAGGTAGTGAGGAGTTAGAGCTGATGGTGGGCTGTCTCTGTCAGCAGTATTTACCGCAGCAGTGATACATGCTCTTCTTCGGTTGCTACTGCTGTGACAGTGAACTTCTTAGCGAAATTACACTAACCGAGTCTGTTTCGCTAATAGCAAACATGCAGTGAGTGATTGTTTAACATAAAACGCAAACGgagattttattttgaaagTATACTCATAGAGCTCGCTAGTTGGAGCCAGAGCATGAGCATGGGTCCTTCAGTCTACAGACTGAATCAGAGCATGTCATATCACTGAAAGTTTACAGTTTAAGTACTCCCTTCTAATAGACACCCTGACCCTTGTTTAAAAAACAACTCGTATTTTCTATACAAAGTTACTAACTTATATATCCCTTATAATCATAGCTCCCCACGACTCCAAACCCTTATCGCTTATCTCAATGCAGAATCGAAATTAAAGTTTTATGATCTGCATAAACCGTTAAAGTCCGAACGGTCTGCACGCTAACCAGCGCTTGGGCCCCTGGTACCGCACGTCGTCCACCCTCTCTTTCCAAGCCCAACACCAACTCACACCACTAACCGGAAAAAACCACGAATGACGTCAGATGATACCAACTAAccactatttatttacacaTACTCACTAATCGATATGGCGCTATCACTACCCGATGGAACCAGACCACACAGTCCATGCCACGGCGACCACACCGACCTCCACATTGTCATaagttgctggtgctatGCGCCGTTGGCTTATCAATTCCTCGCAACATCGGCCGGATTCCGATAGCAACTCGTGGGGTgagcaatctcctgcgaagcaggagccacggggtctggggcgaagccccagcgggtccgggcggagcccggaGACCCCCGAGGTGTCGGATGTGTTATCAGAGCCTTGCGATTAGGACCAGCTTCAGGACTGAGAAGATTGCGTGACTACGAGATACGAATTGGGACTGTCGAAACAAGACCAGGCTCGTCCCTGAATGGCTAACAAACTCACAACGACGCCATTCATGCTACGGCCGTCGGTGGCTCCATTGTCACAGCTTCGCCGGCTGGTCTGGTCTGATCAGGTAGCCATCCGCCTTTGAAGGCGATCTCTCGTTGCTGGATCGATGGAATGCTCCCTGTGTTTGACGACGCGTTTACCTGCAGACTTTAAATTCTTGGATCAGCACTGACCTCGACATATGCACTTTCATCTGACAAGCTGCAGCAACGCAGGAGGTATCTGCCAGATCCAAACAGCCTACCTACGCCATTCGGTCTAGCTTTGTTTCACACCAATTCGACCAGTTCAGTTAGTCTGAAGCTTATTTTTCAATAGTTTGTTACTACGCTAGGACAAACAATACCCACGATCGGCCCTCTCAAACGCACATCCCACCGCTCCCCAAACACATTATTAGATTTATAGGTCTCTCAGAGCTATAGCACCAACACCCACCAACTGTAATAATAAGATTAGTTAATTCTTTAGTAAGTTTagtaataacaaaaaaaccTGATAACACAGAATCGCACTCTGATAAAACGAGAAACGAACAATCTGTCGCCGATGGCACAATACCACCCTCCACCCTCCTCTCCATCGCCCATTGGCCCTCCACCCACTTTCAACCACTggtgtttgtttgtttatttacaCAATTTTTTCAGCTGCTGTCGCTAACCGTTTTTTTTCAGCCcgtttgtttgtttgtttgtttatttatttatttcagtGGTCACTTACCACGGGACGCCAGACCTGCACCAGGCGGgaggggggcctgcctccggcggctggggctccgccccagaccctggttgctcctctcgctgcgctcgagtcgttccgccgacggtcccagccgctcgcgaagcgagcacaacggggtctggggcagcgccccagccgccggaggcagcacccgCCCATCCCCCATGGCCCGTTCGCGAGCCCGAGCGCATTCTTGCCCCGAAACGATCACAAGCATGTCGCCAATTCCAGGCCGGGGGGTATGGTATGTGGTGCCGGACAGGGATGTGGGCTTGAAAGCACGAGCCTGAGCTCGGGCATGACTGCGAGCGTCGTCTGTGGacgggcagcagcagcagcagcaggcagAAGGGTCCAGACCGGTCTGTAGTGGTGGATTGCCAGGAGgatagctgctgctggggTGGACCCCCCAAAATGGACTGGGAATGGCAGTAGTGAAATGCCAGCTGCCGAGCTAGCGTCCATTCGTCTATCGTTCTCGAGCTAGCAGTGCAGTCTGGCGCTAAGATTGACAGGCACATACGTACATTACAGCAAATATCACCTAAAGCCCATCCGTAcatgagcagcagcagcagcagcagcagcagtaggagcgacagcagcagatttCAAGCCAGCAAAGAGAGGATGAATCCAGTAAAACCAAAACAGCGGAACCAGGCAGGCCAGACAGGCCAGGCAGGCCAAGCGAGCCAAGCTAGCCAAGCGAGACAACGAGCCGGTAGAACCAGACTTGGTCTAGCTAACCAGCTATCAGTGAAGCTTACTGGGTGGTCATGGTAACGGAACTGTCAACGGGTGTTGCTATAGTGAAACAGACAGGGTGGTGGGAGCCAAACGGCCGGCAGCCGGCTCTGGCTCTGACAATGCCGTCTGAGCTTGGACCATACCATATCCAGCAGGCTGCCGGGCAGGCAGGCTGCCAAGCAGGTTGCTGTAACACCGGTGGTACGATTTATTTGACGCACTGTCCCGTCCCGTTTCgctaacagcagcagcagcagcagcagcagcagcagcccaTCCACCAGCTGGCTCCAGCCGGCCTGCTGGCTGCCCCACATTATTTCCTTGCAGACAACCTCATTCTGCCAATGGCCCTAGCTCATATTCTGCTCACCACTactctgatctgatctgatctgatccGATCCGATCCCAGGCGTCAGGCGTCAAGTGACcgactgactgactgactgactgatTGACAGACaaacagacagacagacagaccATAGATCTctcaatattattaattagCAGATCGTACGTTCTGTGCAATGTACACTGTACAACTTATAATGTAGCATGTACTTTATACGACAGCCGACTTACAACCAGCCGACAGCCAGCTTACATCCGACCTAAACACCCGCTCGACATAAACACACCTGcgatataaacaaacataAACAAACACACACCCGTATAAAACTAAAagtataataataaaaataaaaatctcCAGTAGCTAAACACACAGGCAGCCAAacgggcagcagcacccacACAATTGCAGCAGTATTTCCGGCTTATAAACTGTAATCCCAATAAACTCGGATATATCTGGGCTAATGGGCCTTGGACCAGTTCGCTCATTCATTTAGCAGCCCATTTAAGGTTATACAAAGatcgctgctgctcagcGACCAGATCGGCGTCCTGCTGACGGGCCCTTCCAAACGCGTCGCGTTTCAGTCGCGGACCATCTGCAGAGAAAAAGGTACCAAGCGTCATTTGTTGCCTGATAGACACACATGCGTCGCCGGTCTCAGTCGGGCTGCATGCCCGTACTCACGGACtgggggcctgcctccggcggctggggctccgccccagaccctggttgctcctctcgcttcgctcgagtcgggcgtggggtgTCAGCGGGCTGGGGGGACTGAGCTAGAGTTTGGGCCGGGTGGCAGCTGGCGGGGGAAGTGAATGAGTGAGCGAGCTCAGAGGAGTGAATACgcagaaacaacagcaggCAGTTCTAGACAGCAGCCTTCCACACGGAATCTGAGACAGACACTCAGACAGACAGATTATTTTCTGCCAGTCAGCCAGTGCTGGCACCAAACACACAAAAGGTAGCTTACCATTTCCCACAGCCCACATCCCAGCCTATGGCTCACATAGCCCCGTTACTCGCCGTCCCCAGCAGAcacccccccccccccccccccccccccgcccgacgcccgactcgagcgcagcgagaggagcaaccagggtctggggcggagccccagccgccggaggcagaccccctctCCCCCAGCGAGGCCCCCCAGGCCGCCTGTCACCTCCTCTCATCGCGGCGATTGCAGGTCACATTCCAGTGGGCGCCGCAGGTGTACAGAATCAACCCGCCTATACAAACAATTGACCGATTAGGAAACAAAATGACAGACAGGGCCCGGGAGGGCTCACTAACCAAAACAGATCAGGATCTGGTtaaatttcttttttatcAGTGGATTCAGGAACTAAAGCACAAGCAATAGTGggagagagaaaaaaaaaaccactatcaggaaaaaagaaaacccAGACTAGGTCGGAGCGACAGATCAGAGAGTGAAGGAGACACACCAGAGCACCAGGAATTTACTTTTTAGTTGAAAATGCTACTAATGCACCAGCACTGACAGTAGAACCACGAGCAGAATTCTTCATCGAAGCGGAATTATCCTGGTTGAACAGGCTTGGTTAGGTGTGGAATTTGGTATCTATTGCATTAACACAAAGAACCAGCGAGCGGCGAGCTAGTGATTCTCGGTTTTTTCTATTATTACTTTTTGTAGATTGGACTGTTCAGTTTCATTTGTAGATTTGGTTCTGGGATTTGTACAGTCAAATATTGCCATTCAGTTGTGTGAACCAGACAATAGCAGTTGCCAGTTGCCGAACGATAACAATTGCCAGATAATAACCAATAAACCAAACGAGATATTGCGGACAATCGCAGAAACAGCAGTCCGAAAACCGAGATTAATAATAACCacaacagcaccaccggCTGGCAGATATCAGGCGTGCACATCATCacacaccagcagcagcagaagcagcagcatcgacaGCATTGCCTGTACCAACAAAGACACATACACGGACTGATTGACTGTTTTAATAATAGCAAACTGTAATAGCCACTATTGTTAGTGGGTGGATTGCAATCAGATCGCCGtcacccgactcgagcatTTTCATATTAACATTGCACACTGATAGACGGACCGGCATCCCTGCTAAAGTGCGTGCAGTAAGCAGATCTGTCCGTCTCTAGCTGCACTTATCCTTGGACTCTTTCTCAGATTGTATTGATAATTAGGTTTGTTTCCATCCTGACTGACACCCACTCACTTCATCactcaccaccaccacaacaCACACGACGTGATTCTCGGCACAAACATCGGCTCCACAGGTGGATGATACGTTCAGACACGCTCCTCACCGGTTTATTTCACAATTGTAAGTGGTTTTGGAGGGccggggtgtgcctccggcggctggggctccgccccagaccctggttgctcctgcttcgcaggagtttggaTGGGTTctcgacggaacgactcgagcgaagcgagaggagctaccagggtctggggcggagccccagccgccggaggcagtccaCCCCTCCAGAAGGTCCAGAACTAACAGTTTAGACACGAGATGACGACTGTagcggtagcagcagctcagGCTGCGACCCATACCGCTAGCAGTGgcccggcggctgggagCGACGAGGCGGTCAAAGCGAATCACCGGCTGTCGCAGACGTCGAACCATTCGAGTGCTAGTAAGCGGTCAAAGAGCCATGTCGGCCCGTGGCGACTAGGTCGCACGCTGGGACGAGGCAGTTCCGGCAGGGTCAGGCTGGCCAAACATTCGTTGACTGGCCAGCTCGCTGCTGTTAAGATTGTTCCTAAGGAGATAGTAGTTGGAGGCGGTAGCGCGGGAAATGGCGCTGCTACTTCGCCTTCTGCTAATGGAGGAGCTGGACCAGGTGCTACTGCAGTGGTAGATGCTACTCAGTACGGATCAGATCCGAAAGATCAGGGCGGACTGCCTTATGGAATCGAACGTGAGGTCATTATTATGAAACTTATAGAACATCCCAATGTCATGGCTTTATACGACGTGTGGGAGAATAAGGGCGAGCTTTATCTCGTTCTAGAGTATGTAGAAGGCGGAGAATTGTTCGATTATCTGATTAAAAAGGGCCGTTTAGATGAGCGTGAAGCCGTCAACTATTTCCGACAAATTATATACGGAGTCGACTATTGTCACAAGTTTAATATCTGTCATCGAGATTTAAAACCCGAAAACCTGCTACTCGACAAGAATCGTAACATTAAAATCGCCGACTTCGGTATGGCCGCTTTAGAAACTTCAGACCGTATGCTGGAAACTTCCTGTGGTTCTCCTCACTATGCATCGCCAGAAATCGTCGCTGGTAAGAACTACCATGGAGCTCCCAGCGATATCTGGTCCTGCGGTGTTATTTTGTTTGCATTATTAACTGGTCATTTACCGTTTGACGACGATAATATCCGGAAACTGCTTCTCAAAGTGCAGACTGGTAAGTTTATTATGCCCAGTGATATCTCTAGTGAAGCTCAGGATCTCATTTGGAGAATGTTGAGGGTCGATCCTATTAAACGAATCTCCATGGCAGAAATTCTACGGCATCCTCTTCTTAAAAAGTATCCAGTACGGAAAAATGGCCATCATAATACGCGTCTTCATCAACCAGTTGACACGATTTTCGCCAATGCCGATAGACCTGTAAAGACAGTTTCTGATATAGACCCTGAAATCCTCAAAAACCTGCAAATTCTCTGGCATGGCGCGTCCAAAAAGGCTGTGATTGAGAAATTGCTTGCCCCAGGCCCTAATTCCGAAAAAACTTTCTACTGTTTACTGATGAAATACCGACATGACCATCGTCAAGACGAAGAGTATTCtaataacaaaaacaacTCTGTATCTAGAGATAACGAATCGTCCAGCCATCATCACGCTTCTCGACATAACCACACTCATACCCATCATCAATCGCATCATAGAAAACGCAGCAGTCAGGTGTCCATCACTTTGAAAAAGACGGCTGTTAGAAATGCCGCTGGCGCTGCTGGTCCTCATTCGCGTAATCATTCCAGAAGTAATTCAGTCGCTTCTGTCAttactgcttcttctagtCATCGACGAAATGTCGCGTTCGTCAGAAAGagagcctcttcttcgCATATGAGACACCAGTCTGGTAACACGACCCCTCAAAAAACCACTCCACCATCATCAATTATCGCTCGAAAtgctaccaccaccaccacaactTCAACTGCCAACCCAACATCAGCAGgtgctactactacttcGACTGAAATAGAAACAGCAACTACTGCAGTGACAGCGAAGCCCCAGGTTGAGTCACTGCCAATACCACGTACATACATCAACCAAACACCAACACCTCACTTgacaccagaagaagatttcAACTTCATTAGTAAACGTGCTTCGGTCGAGTTAGCATCTATGTGTGAACAGGCGTTTTTCTCTACCGACCTGCCTTCACGAACCAGTGACCGTGCCGTGTCGGATCCTTTAAGCAGTATTAAAGCACCAAAGATGGCCACCACTGAAAAACGGGTGTTTTCTCTTGGAGAACACGAAGTCAATTCAGTCGAGCCAGGATCTCGTCCTTATTCTGCTTATTCGACTGTATCAGAAGCTTCAACCACTTCGACTGCAACACCATATTTCTTGCCAATGATTTTTGAGGAAGACCGGTTTGctgatgctattgaagagGAGGTTGATCTGAAGATATATAAACGTCCAAACAGAGCACATGACAAGCGCGATACTATAACCCAGGACTATGATTACGACTACGACTACTTCAAGCAAGAAAGTGTATTAGCCCAACccaagaaaagagaattgGTTCCACCGTCTGCTCACACTGCAGTAACTAAGGAGTCTAGTCGACTCCAGATTTCTGGTCTGGTCAAGACTGATAGTTTCAAAGCCAGAAGCCATACGGGATTTGCTGCTTATAGAACACCATCAGCTCCAGTACCAAAACCCAATCCCGTAGTCACTACTGAGCCAGttttgctgatatcaccatcaccaccgcCATCTCCTATCGAAGCCACTAATTCCATCACCACAGCCACTGGAAAGGACAGTAGCGACAACACCACGAAACCGAGCCAGTCAGATCGTAGACCTAATACCGCCAATAACAACACCAAGTCTAGTGCCAAGTCTACTAACAGACcagccaccaccaccaaacaagCTCCTGTTGTCTCTACTTCCACCATCACTACTACTAATGCATCCAAACCCATCTCCAACCCCTACAAGAACTCGCAAGTTTCTCAAGTTCAGCGCACCAAGACTGATCCTTTGAAGAATCACGACCAACAACCAGTGTCTAAACCCGTAAGAAAGCCACTGGCCGTGAAATCGAATAATATCATGATCACTTCAAACGACGTTACTGACATGTCTGACCTGAAATCaaaagaagctgctgccacaGCCAAACCGAATGCAGCCACTTCACTATTCAGACGATTAACATTGAATCCTCGtagaccaccaccacctccaccaccagcaacagcagtatcTACTACTCAACCACAGGCTGTGagaccagcacctccaccaccaccagcacccaCTGTTGCTACACGTACATCGTCTGGCAAGTCCAACGAAGTCAAGCAGAACTGGTTcatgaagatgctgaatCCCAATCCACAATACACCACCCGACCCACTCCTTCTACCGCCAAAAAGTCTCAGTACGCTACCAAGACTCTCTTCTCGACCTCGTCAGTGACCACCATGAGACATATCATAGTCGAAGTGCTAGAAGACTGGCAAAAGTACGGTATCTCGCAAATCAACGAGGACTCAGTCTCATCAACTGTCACAGCCGTCATCTCGTCACGAAACGTGCTATCGATGCGGTCTGCCAAGTTCCGAATCAACGTGTACCCCATGCAAGGAGGCACTCGAGCCGTCTTCACACAAGAAAAAGGTTCCAACACCACCTTCCTACGATTCCTTGGCGAACTCGAACGCGCTCTCGGCGAAATGGACGTCCTTTCACCCCCACGAACCGACGCTCGCACCGCCATCGGGCTCAGATAATCTCTCTCTGgcatttgtatttttatttgtaatTGAcgatttatttatataccTCCCGGCCCctctttgcctccggcggctggggctccgccccagaccccgtagctcctgcttcgcaggcGATGGCTGTGATCGTTGTTGACGAGCGACTCGAGCATTATACACCTTCCGGGccctgtgcctccggcggctggggctctgccccagaccccgtagctcctgcgaagcaggagatggccgggaccgtcgacgaaaacgactcgagcgaagcgagaggagccacggggtctggggcagagccccagccgccggaggcatcatCCCTCCAGACCCTAGATCTCCATCACGTGACGCAGATGCAAGGTGTTGAAAAAAAGTCGGGatgaaaaattgaaaattcAGATCACCAATTGAGGAGGACGTGAGCCCGACGGAAAACAACACAGATGACTCGGAGGAATAAGGTGCTGTTTTCCTTGACCAGGAAGCGGATTCGTCCGTCGTACAATAAGTACAATGTGTTTAATGCCATGACTTGGCGGAAGAATATTCGTCGCGGCACTCTGTATCAGCAAATCTTTTCTGCAAAGCAGGAGTCGAGAAGCTACCATGGTGAGCATTTGACGGAAACTCAATTtcgaaatattttcaagagcGAGCTCAACTCGGTGAATCCTCTTCAGTCGACCAAATCTGCAGGCTCAGCCGAGTCCAAGAGCTCGCAAGACGAGATTCCTTGGGCTTTGCAAACGTACGTGGGTCTTGAACGTCGTCTTGATACAGCCGTTTTCCGGGCTATGTTTGCTTCCAGTATTCGTCAATCGGCGCAATTTATTGTCCGGGGAAATGTCAAAGTCAACGGCATCAAAATTAAACAGCCTGG from Sugiyamaella lignohabitans strain CBS 10342 chromosome D, complete sequence includes the following:
- the YPK1 gene encoding serine/threonine protein kinase YPK1, with amino-acid sequence MDQTSQESSFRSTTGSGAAPQPPEAAPEPKLTNPLELKETHLSAAFSPRSSASSSSTNGGADSSPNGKSGASSGASSTSDLAGSNNSNRTPVSFVSVTTGHHSPGRKIPNSSASSLETISGNNSSGAATSGSPSVVPALSSSVSSSVSLNANSTNSSSGQAANPAISSASSSSSAAAVASASAAAADAAIKEGDPATSTSTITPGLLSVSITKAVGLSLPPGNVWPNYILNATNSSIGAGSVSGSIAPGGTGSGIGGVGSLSNGNSISPRKQQLSSPSQLHQLQRDKQSPSNLGRRRPPPIYIVLEYDKTQVILDAMGGTVDGPIWDKVSNFDVSRIESLSIQVFAKIPVTVNTDGTSSVGAGGSVIVGGESPFTPPRQSLGDNGTAESTRGGNLNSEALRKKGYQEIFLGTCKIDANLSKTVICDGWLPLSSGTGKIQVRIEFKANKNNKHLTIEDFDLLKVVGKGSFGKVMQVRKIDTRRIYALKTIRKAHIISRSEVNHTLAERTVLAQIDNPFIVPLKFSFQSPEKLYLVLAFVNGGELFHHLQREGRFDLNRSRFYTAELLCALECLHEYNVIYRDLKPENILLDYTGHIALCDFGLCKLNMAGQEKTNTFCGTPEYLAPELLLGQGYTKVVDWWTLGVLFYEMLTGLPPFYDQDTNEMYRKILQDPLRFPDDMDREARSLLTGLLNRDPKKRLGVNGAAEIKAHPFFAQIDWKRLMNKKYAAPFKPSVESATDTSNFDQEFTSEVPTDSVVEKDFYLSESVQQQFGGWTYTNTDSKLASSGRW
- the HSL1 gene encoding protein kinase HSL1: MTTVAVAAAQAATHTASSGPAAGSDEAVKANHRLSQTSNHSSASKRSKSHVGPWRLGRTLGRGSSGRVRLAKHSLTGQLAAVKIVPKEIVVGGGSAGNGAATSPSANGGAGPGATAVVDATQYGSDPKDQGGLPYGIEREVIIMKLIEHPNVMALYDVWENKGELYLVLEYVEGGELFDYLIKKGRLDEREAVNYFRQIIYGVDYCHKFNICHRDLKPENLLLDKNRNIKIADFGMAALETSDRMLETSCGSPHYASPEIVAGKNYHGAPSDIWSCGVILFALLTGHLPFDDDNIRKLLLKVQTGKFIMPSDISSEAQDLIWRMLRVDPIKRISMAEILRHPLLKKYPVRKNGHHNTRLHQPVDTIFANADRPVKTVSDIDPEILKNLQILWHGASKKAVIEKLLAPGPNSEKTFYCLLMKYRHDHRQDEEYSNNKNNSVSRDNESSSHHHASRHNHTHTHHQSHHRKRSSQVSITLKKTAVRNAAGAAGPHSRNHSRSNSVASVITASSSHRRNVAFVRKRASSSHMRHQSGNTTPQKTTPPSSIIARNATTTTTTSTANPTSAGATTTSTEIETATTAVTAKPQVESLPIPRTYINQTPTPHLTPEEDFNFISKRASVELASMCEQAFFSTDLPSRTSDRAVSDPLSSIKAPKMATTEKRVFSLGEHEVNSVEPGSRPYSAYSTVSEASTTSTATPYFLPMIFEEDRFADAIEEEVDLKIYKRPNRAHDKRDTITQDYDYDYDYFKQESVLAQPKKRELVPPSAHTAVTKESSRLQISGLVKTDSFKARSHTGFAAYRTPSAPVPKPNPVVTTEPVLLISPSPPPSPIEATNSITTATGKDSSDNTTKPSQSDRRPNTANNNTKSSAKSTNRPATTTKQAPVVSTSTITTTNASKPISNPYKNSQVSQVQRTKTDPLKNHDQQPVSKPVRKPLAVKSNNIMITSNDVTDMSDLKSKEAAATAKPNAATSLFRRLTLNPRRPPPPPPPATAVSTTQPQAVRPAPPPPPAPTVATRTSSGKSNEVKQNWFMKMLNPNPQYTTRPTPSTAKKSQYATKTLFSTSSVTTMRHIIVEVLEDWQKYGISQINEDSVSSTVTAVISSRNVLSMRSAKFRINVYPMQGGTRAVFTQEKGSNTTFLRFLGELERALGEMDVLSPPRTDARTAIGLR